Proteins from one Stenotrophomonas aracearum genomic window:
- a CDS encoding LysR family transcriptional regulator, which produces MTTPSPAAGADRIDLLHTFVRIVESGSLSAAAVQLGTTQPTVSRRLQTLERLFGLHLIQRSTHQMTLTEDGERCYAHARALVDDWDAIQADLRGEVDAPRGRLRVVVPHAFGQAQLLEPMLQFMARHPQVTLEWMLEDSPVDFIADGIDCAIRVGGVDAPQLVAVPLAEVPRIVIAAPSLLGTADPHDPALLPGLPWIALTTFYRERFSLLPADDGPALRVDIQPRLLTDNLFVVRRAAVSGLGAAVVSAWLVADDLREGRLLQLVPGWEAPPLPVHLVYPAARQIPTRLRAFIDSMKASLPYTHGMRSLPLPSRA; this is translated from the coding sequence ATGACCACACCGTCCCCTGCCGCCGGCGCGGACCGGATCGACCTGCTGCATACCTTCGTCCGCATCGTCGAAAGCGGCAGCCTGTCGGCCGCTGCCGTGCAGCTGGGCACCACCCAGCCCACCGTCAGCCGACGCCTGCAGACCCTGGAACGGCTGTTCGGCCTGCACCTGATCCAGCGCTCCACCCACCAGATGACCCTCACCGAGGATGGCGAGCGCTGCTACGCCCATGCCCGCGCGCTGGTGGACGACTGGGACGCCATCCAGGCCGACCTGCGCGGCGAGGTCGACGCGCCGCGCGGGCGCCTGCGCGTGGTGGTGCCGCATGCGTTCGGCCAGGCCCAGTTGCTGGAGCCGATGCTGCAGTTCATGGCGCGCCACCCGCAGGTGACCCTGGAATGGATGCTGGAAGACAGCCCGGTGGACTTCATCGCCGATGGCATCGACTGTGCGATCCGGGTCGGCGGCGTCGATGCGCCGCAACTGGTCGCGGTGCCGCTGGCCGAAGTGCCGCGCATCGTGATTGCCGCCCCGTCGCTGCTGGGCACGGCAGACCCGCACGACCCCGCCCTGTTGCCGGGCCTGCCGTGGATCGCGCTGACCACGTTCTACCGCGAGCGCTTCAGCCTGCTGCCGGCCGACGACGGCCCGGCCCTGCGGGTGGACATCCAACCGCGCCTGCTCACCGACAACCTGTTCGTGGTGCGCCGCGCGGCGGTGTCTGGGCTGGGCGCGGCGGTCGTGTCGGCGTGGCTGGTGGCCGACGACCTGCGTGAGGGCCGTCTGCTGCAGCTGGTGCCCGGCTGGGAGGCGCCGCCGCTGCCGGTGCACCTGGTGTACCCGGCCGCGCGGCAGATTCCCACTCGCCTGCGCGCCTTCATCGACAGCATGAAGGCCAGCCTGCCGTACACCCACGGGATGCGTTCGTTGCCTTTGCCATCCCGCGCCTGA
- a CDS encoding Nramp family divalent metal transporter, with the protein MSAHPTTPTASLGEMHASVAVPSGGHWWFRLLAFLGPGYMVSVGYMDPGNWATDIAGGAQFGYLLLSVILLSNLMAIVLQGLSARLGIATGRDLAQSCRDHFSKPVNLCLWLLCELAIIACDLAEVIGTAIALKLLFGLPLLMGAIITAVDVVLVLWLMNRGFRALEAFVIALLLVIFACFAIQIALAAPPLHAVLGGFIPRAEVVTNPHALYLAIGIIGATVMPHNLYLHSSIVQTRAYPRTDPGRRSALRWAVTDSTMALMLALFINAAILILAAAVFHANGRTDVQEIEQAYELLAPMLGVGIASTLFAVALLASGINSTVTATLAGQIVMEGFLRLRIAPWARRLITRGIAIVPVVIVTAIYGEQGTARLLVLSQVVLSMQLPFAVIPLVMFVGDKARMGALVAPRWLLGLAWVIGAVIVLLNVKLLVGFFGG; encoded by the coding sequence ATGAGCGCGCACCCCACCACCCCAACCGCCAGCCTCGGTGAAATGCACGCCAGCGTCGCCGTACCCAGCGGCGGCCACTGGTGGTTCCGGCTGCTCGCCTTCCTCGGGCCGGGCTACATGGTCTCCGTGGGCTACATGGACCCGGGCAACTGGGCCACCGACATCGCCGGCGGCGCACAGTTCGGCTACCTGCTGCTCTCGGTGATCCTGCTCTCCAACCTGATGGCGATCGTGCTGCAGGGGCTGTCGGCGCGGCTGGGCATCGCCACCGGGCGCGACCTGGCGCAATCCTGCCGCGACCATTTTTCCAAGCCGGTGAACCTGTGCCTGTGGTTGCTGTGCGAGCTCGCGATCATCGCCTGCGACCTGGCCGAGGTGATCGGCACCGCCATCGCACTGAAGCTGCTGTTCGGCCTGCCCCTGCTGATGGGCGCGATCATCACCGCGGTGGACGTGGTATTGGTGCTGTGGCTGATGAACCGCGGCTTCCGTGCGCTGGAAGCGTTCGTGATCGCGCTGCTGCTGGTGATCTTCGCCTGCTTCGCGATCCAGATCGCGCTGGCCGCACCGCCGCTGCACGCGGTGCTGGGCGGGTTCATCCCGCGCGCCGAAGTGGTGACCAACCCGCATGCGCTGTACCTGGCGATCGGCATCATCGGCGCCACGGTGATGCCGCACAACCTGTACCTGCATTCGTCCATCGTGCAGACCCGCGCCTACCCGCGCACCGACCCTGGGCGGCGCAGCGCGCTGCGCTGGGCGGTGACCGACAGCACCATGGCGCTGATGCTGGCGTTGTTCATCAATGCCGCGATCCTGATCCTGGCGGCGGCGGTGTTCCATGCCAACGGCCGCACCGATGTGCAGGAGATCGAACAAGCTTACGAACTGCTGGCGCCGATGCTGGGGGTCGGCATTGCCTCCACGCTGTTTGCAGTGGCGTTGCTGGCCTCGGGGATCAATTCCACGGTGACCGCCACGCTGGCCGGGCAGATCGTGATGGAAGGCTTCCTGCGCCTGCGAATCGCACCGTGGGCACGACGGTTGATCACCCGGGGCATCGCCATCGTGCCGGTGGTGATCGTGACCGCCATTTACGGCGAACAGGGCACGGCCCGGCTGCTGGTGCTGAGCCAGGTGGTGCTCTCGATGCAGCTTCCGTTCGCGGTGATCCCGCTGGTGATGTTCGTGGGCGACAAGGCGCGGATGGGCGCGCTGGTGGCGCCCCGCTGGTTGCTGGGGTTGGCGTGGGTGATCGGTGCGGTGATCGTGTTGTTGAATGTGAAATTGTTGGTAGGGTTCTTTGGGGGTTGA
- a CDS encoding class I SAM-dependent methyltransferase, translated as MPSTPPTQHDLWNGPAGDAWVQAQSLLDGMFAGFVSVLADPVDPAAHVLDVGCGTGALCLAIASRLGPDGRCGGVDISAPMIDVARERARSAGQSIDFTVADAEQHAFAPASLDRIVSRFGVMFFNDPVQAFANLRRALRSGGSLHAIAWRGPADNPFMTTAERVAAPLLTLPARAEGGPGQFAFADADKVRGILKDAGWKDIQITQLDVECSIPADQLPTYVSLLGPVGQALRAADLAPADRTRILQTVVDAFAPFVQGDNVVFNAACWSIRAV; from the coding sequence ATGCCCTCCACCCCTCCCACCCAACACGATCTCTGGAATGGCCCGGCCGGCGATGCCTGGGTGCAGGCGCAGTCGCTGCTCGATGGCATGTTCGCCGGTTTCGTCTCGGTTCTTGCCGACCCCGTCGACCCCGCCGCACACGTACTGGACGTTGGCTGCGGCACCGGGGCACTGTGCCTGGCCATCGCTTCCCGGCTCGGGCCGGACGGACGCTGCGGCGGCGTCGACATTTCCGCCCCGATGATTGACGTCGCGCGCGAACGCGCACGGTCTGCAGGCCAATCCATCGACTTCACCGTGGCCGATGCCGAACAGCACGCCTTCGCCCCCGCCAGCCTGGACCGCATCGTCTCGCGCTTCGGGGTGATGTTCTTCAACGATCCCGTGCAGGCCTTCGCCAACCTGCGGCGCGCCCTGCGCAGCGGCGGCAGCCTGCATGCCATCGCCTGGCGCGGCCCGGCCGACAACCCGTTCATGACCACTGCCGAGCGCGTCGCCGCGCCGCTGCTGACCCTGCCTGCGCGTGCGGAAGGCGGGCCCGGCCAGTTTGCGTTTGCCGATGCGGACAAAGTGCGGGGGATTCTGAAGGACGCCGGTTGGAAGGACATCCAGATCACGCAATTGGACGTCGAATGCAGCATCCCGGCAGACCAGCTGCCCACCTACGTCTCATTGCTGGGCCCGGTCGGCCAGGCGCTGCGCGCGGCCGATCTGGCGCCAGCCGACCGCACCCGGATCCTGCAGACGGTGGTCGATGCGTTCGCGCCGTTCGTGCAGGGCGACAACGTGGTGTTCAACGCCGCGTGCTGGTCGATCCGCGCGGTGTAG
- a CDS encoding DUF2092 domain-containing protein produces MRRSRSCLLLALLLAAPWAWSTAVAAPPTASETVGAATRDPDAIAALERMGKALRALPQFTLAATTRTEYVLDDGQKLALAGTVDYKVLGPDRFFVEIRSDHQHRQLFYDGHTLTIASPAQKFYAQVENLDRSSQALLSDSATQLGIEFPLADLFLWGTPGFPTERIDSALFVGTERIDEQPTRHYAFRQPGVDWQVWISDTTRLPLQLLITSHSDPALPSYLATLNWDTKRSVAANDLVFRPDGATRIVFVPVAVASDDTVTGGQ; encoded by the coding sequence ATGCGCCGGTCCCGTTCCTGCCTGTTGTTGGCCCTGTTGCTGGCTGCGCCGTGGGCGTGGTCGACGGCAGTCGCCGCGCCACCCACCGCCAGCGAAACCGTGGGCGCAGCCACCCGGGACCCGGATGCGATTGCCGCGCTGGAGCGCATGGGCAAGGCGCTGCGTGCGCTGCCGCAGTTCACCCTGGCGGCCACCACGCGCACCGAGTATGTGCTCGATGATGGCCAGAAGCTGGCGTTGGCCGGTACGGTGGACTACAAGGTGCTGGGCCCGGACCGTTTCTTCGTCGAAATCCGCAGCGACCACCAGCACCGCCAGCTGTTCTACGACGGCCATACGCTGACGATTGCCTCGCCTGCGCAGAAGTTCTACGCGCAGGTCGAGAACCTGGATCGCAGCAGCCAGGCGCTGCTGAGCGACTCGGCCACCCAGCTGGGCATCGAGTTCCCGCTGGCGGATCTGTTCCTGTGGGGCACGCCGGGATTCCCGACCGAGCGCATCGATTCGGCGCTGTTCGTCGGCACAGAACGCATCGACGAACAGCCCACCCGCCACTATGCGTTCCGCCAACCGGGGGTGGACTGGCAGGTGTGGATCTCCGACACCACCCGGCTGCCACTGCAGCTGTTAATCACCAGCCATTCCGATCCGGCGCTGCCCAGCTATCTGGCGACGTTGAACTGGGACACGAAACGCAGCGTGGCCGCCAATGACCTGGTGTTCCGACCGGACGGTGCCACCCGCATCGTGTTCGTGCCGGTTGCCGTCGCGTCCGACGACACCGTCACGGGAGGCCAGTGA
- a CDS encoding patatin-like phospholipase family protein: MAMKRCLGWLLLALPGWPGVAWAAEETEVLNGTQCGHREPGDTRPRIGVALGGGGARGIAHVRILRQLEALHIPVDCIAGTSAGALVGALYASGKTPEQIEKVVLDTNWMAMFSDTLPRRERSLQRKGDDYEQLAPIGIGLGGQGKRIQLAGGMAQGERLIALFETATGGSRVSGDFDDLSIPFRAIATDLNTGEAVILDHGSLPMAMRASMSLPGIFRPITIGDRVLLDGGVSNQVPIDVVRAMGADRVIAVDVGTPLTELDRDASLVDVIGQLSGFLTTRNAQRQLDTLGPQDLLISPPLTGKVATGDFDKAPLALEIGQQAADTAAPALRAFSQPDVAYQRWYATREQRAASAAPAPIAFIEVENHTRYADALLLSYLPVEIGKPLDSKGMQEGVLRAYGMDTLASIGYQETRRDGRVGVVITAYEKPNGPAYLEAGLRLSNDLDGNHESNLRAGLLFAPLSPYGAEARVTLQIGSEPAITGSYYHPFDVGNRYAFEADGGYETRSFNVFDDYGNKTSRYRVQRTGASVDLVRNVSNVLSLRVGLERFAGNARMDIGSPQVPRTSFDEGAITASATYDNIDSIYFPRNGFLVNLGTYQSQKGLGADERFGQIDLDAVGAFPIGSNAVQLGLRYHVTASGTAPLQNLYRLGGRWRLAGFQQNELTGQDYALAFAGYTYELGKVLGRSAQLGGTVEYGNAWQRRSDMSISDGIWNGSLFLGFDSWIGPLIFGVGMREGGHRVVFIELGQSL, from the coding sequence ATGGCGATGAAACGCTGCCTTGGCTGGTTGCTGCTGGCGCTGCCCGGATGGCCGGGCGTGGCATGGGCGGCAGAGGAAACCGAAGTGCTCAACGGCACCCAGTGCGGGCATCGCGAGCCGGGCGATACCCGGCCCCGGATCGGCGTGGCGCTGGGCGGCGGTGGCGCGCGCGGCATCGCGCACGTGCGCATCCTGCGCCAGCTGGAAGCGCTGCACATTCCAGTGGACTGCATTGCCGGCACCAGCGCCGGCGCGCTGGTCGGCGCGCTGTACGCCTCGGGCAAGACGCCCGAACAGATCGAGAAGGTGGTGCTGGACACCAACTGGATGGCGATGTTCAGCGATACGCTGCCGCGCCGCGAGCGCTCGCTGCAGCGCAAGGGCGATGATTACGAGCAGTTGGCCCCCATCGGCATTGGCCTGGGCGGGCAGGGCAAGCGCATCCAGCTGGCCGGCGGCATGGCGCAGGGCGAACGGTTGATCGCGCTGTTCGAAACGGCCACCGGCGGCAGCCGGGTCAGTGGCGACTTCGATGATCTTTCCATCCCGTTCCGCGCCATCGCCACCGACCTCAATACGGGCGAGGCGGTGATCCTGGACCACGGCAGCCTGCCGATGGCGATGCGCGCCAGCATGTCGCTGCCCGGCATCTTCCGGCCGATCACGATTGGCGACCGGGTCCTGCTCGACGGTGGCGTCTCCAACCAGGTCCCCATCGACGTGGTCCGCGCGATGGGCGCCGACCGGGTGATCGCGGTGGACGTTGGCACGCCGCTGACCGAGCTGGACCGCGACGCCAGCCTGGTCGATGTGATCGGCCAGCTGAGCGGCTTCCTCACCACGCGCAACGCGCAGCGGCAACTGGACACCCTGGGGCCGCAGGACCTGCTGATCTCCCCGCCGCTGACCGGCAAGGTCGCCACCGGCGATTTCGACAAGGCACCGCTGGCGCTGGAGATCGGCCAGCAGGCCGCCGACACCGCTGCACCGGCACTGCGCGCCTTTTCGCAGCCCGACGTCGCCTACCAGCGGTGGTACGCGACCCGCGAACAGCGGGCGGCCAGCGCCGCTCCGGCGCCCATCGCCTTCATCGAGGTGGAGAACCACACCCGCTACGCCGACGCACTGCTGTTGTCCTACCTGCCGGTGGAGATCGGCAAGCCGCTGGACAGCAAAGGCATGCAGGAGGGCGTGCTGCGTGCCTACGGCATGGATACGCTGGCCAGCATCGGCTATCAGGAGACCCGGCGCGACGGCCGGGTCGGCGTGGTCATCACTGCCTATGAGAAACCCAACGGCCCCGCCTACCTGGAGGCCGGGTTGCGGTTGAGCAACGACCTCGACGGCAACCACGAAAGCAACCTGCGCGCGGGCCTGCTGTTCGCGCCGTTGTCGCCGTACGGAGCCGAGGCGCGGGTGACGCTGCAGATCGGCAGCGAGCCGGCCATCACCGGCAGTTACTACCATCCGTTCGACGTCGGCAACCGCTATGCCTTCGAGGCCGACGGCGGTTACGAGACACGCAGCTTCAACGTGTTCGACGATTACGGAAACAAGACCTCGCGCTATCGGGTACAGCGCACCGGTGCCAGCGTGGACCTGGTGCGCAACGTGTCCAACGTGCTGTCCCTGCGCGTCGGCCTGGAGCGGTTTGCCGGCAACGCGCGCATGGACATCGGTTCTCCGCAGGTGCCGCGCACTTCGTTCGACGAAGGCGCGATCACCGCCAGCGCGACCTATGACAACATCGACAGCATCTATTTCCCGCGCAACGGGTTTCTGGTCAACCTGGGCACGTACCAGTCGCAGAAGGGGCTGGGTGCGGATGAGCGCTTCGGCCAGATCGACCTGGACGCGGTGGGCGCGTTCCCGATCGGCAGCAATGCCGTGCAGCTGGGGCTGCGGTACCACGTCACCGCTTCGGGCACCGCCCCGTTGCAGAACCTGTACCGCCTGGGCGGGCGCTGGCGCCTGGCCGGGTTCCAGCAGAACGAGCTGACCGGCCAGGACTACGCGCTGGCCTTTGCCGGCTACACCTACGAGCTCGGCAAGGTGCTGGGACGTTCGGCGCAGTTGGGGGGCACGGTGGAGTACGGCAATGCATGGCAGCGCCGTTCGGACATGTCGATCAGCGACGGCATCTGGAACGGCAGCCTGTTCCTGGGCTTCGACTCGTGGATCGGGCCGCTGATCTTCGGTGTCGGCATGCGCGAAGGCGGGCACCGCGTGGTGTTCATCGAGTTGGGGCAATCGTTGTAA
- a CDS encoding BamA/TamA family outer membrane protein, protein MTTRASAAVLCLVLGWLAPAHAAPAHGLSVFRDSEDGRFDMSRWLLEHRGFLPVPIIITDPAVGNGGGLALAFFHRPADTAATRPGSDGRQQMVAPDIYGGAAMRTENGTKAYGIGASLHFDEDRWRYRGGVAKTSMNLGFHTPGTRLPPLEIDYNLDGLMSFQQGFRRLGNQDLFLGLAWIYMDLDVGFDVASDRVNFTPPELASRSSGLGMSLQYDSRDNTFTPNSGWLGMAEGNFYLPGIGSDGAFQSYRAHAFGYWPLLDKRLVLGGRVDTRWANGEIPFYRLPYIDLRGIGSARYQDTRAAVLETELRWNMTTRWALIGFVGAGRTWGRHNSFGDADNEVSEGAGFRYLIARQLGMHVGVDYAWGPEDSTFYIQVGSAWR, encoded by the coding sequence GTGACGACACGTGCGAGCGCGGCCGTGCTGTGCCTGGTGTTGGGTTGGCTGGCCCCGGCGCACGCCGCTCCGGCGCACGGCCTGTCGGTGTTCCGTGACAGCGAAGACGGCCGCTTCGACATGTCACGTTGGCTGCTGGAGCACCGTGGGTTCCTGCCGGTGCCGATCATCATCACCGACCCCGCGGTGGGCAACGGCGGTGGCCTGGCGCTGGCGTTCTTCCATCGGCCCGCGGACACCGCCGCCACGCGGCCGGGCAGCGATGGCCGACAGCAGATGGTGGCGCCGGACATCTACGGCGGCGCGGCGATGCGCACCGAGAACGGCACCAAAGCCTACGGCATTGGCGCCTCGCTGCATTTCGACGAAGACCGCTGGCGTTACCGCGGCGGCGTGGCCAAGACCTCGATGAACCTGGGCTTCCATACCCCGGGCACGCGGCTTCCACCGCTGGAGATCGATTACAACCTGGACGGCCTGATGTCGTTCCAGCAGGGTTTCCGCCGGCTCGGCAACCAGGACCTGTTCCTTGGCCTGGCCTGGATCTACATGGACCTGGACGTGGGCTTCGATGTCGCCTCGGACCGTGTGAACTTCACCCCGCCCGAGCTGGCCTCGCGCAGCTCCGGGCTGGGCATGTCGCTGCAGTACGACAGCCGCGACAACACCTTCACCCCCAACAGTGGCTGGCTGGGCATGGCCGAAGGCAACTTCTACCTGCCCGGTATCGGCAGCGACGGCGCCTTCCAGAGCTACCGCGCGCATGCGTTCGGCTACTGGCCGCTGCTGGACAAGCGACTGGTACTAGGCGGGCGCGTGGACACGCGCTGGGCCAATGGCGAGATCCCGTTCTACCGGCTGCCGTACATCGACCTGCGCGGGATCGGGTCGGCGCGCTACCAGGACACCCGCGCGGCGGTGCTGGAGACCGAACTGCGCTGGAACATGACGACCCGCTGGGCGTTGATCGGTTTCGTGGGCGCCGGGCGCACCTGGGGTCGCCACAACAGTTTCGGCGACGCCGACAATGAAGTCTCCGAGGGCGCGGGGTTCCGTTACCTGATCGCCCGCCAGCTTGGCATGCATGTGGGCGTGGACTACGCATGGGGTCCCGAGGACTCGACGTTCTACATCCAGGTGGGGAGTGCATGGCGATGA
- a CDS encoding DUF4136 domain-containing protein, which produces MKAFAIAVLATALVACTTTPTVHTDFDPSANFASFKTYTWAMKPQGGSPLVTQRIVDGIDARLAARGWTQSPNGDVALAAHIVTSQRQTLDTFYTGSNMGGWGWRGGGWGGGMGMGSSTTTVRTYDVGTLVVDMFDAKSKQAVWRGTASATVPSSPDRVNATVEAGLDRLFASFPPGSAPAK; this is translated from the coding sequence ATGAAAGCCTTTGCGATTGCGGTCCTCGCCACGGCGCTGGTTGCCTGTACGACCACGCCCACCGTCCACACCGACTTCGACCCGAGTGCGAACTTCGCCTCGTTCAAGACCTACACCTGGGCCATGAAGCCGCAGGGCGGCTCGCCGCTGGTGACCCAGCGCATCGTGGACGGCATCGACGCGCGGCTGGCCGCGCGCGGCTGGACCCAATCGCCCAACGGCGACGTCGCCCTGGCCGCGCATATCGTGACCAGCCAGCGGCAGACGCTGGATACCTTCTATACGGGAAGCAACATGGGCGGCTGGGGCTGGCGCGGCGGCGGCTGGGGCGGCGGCATGGGCATGGGCTCGTCCACCACCACGGTACGCACCTACGACGTCGGCACGCTGGTGGTGGACATGTTCGACGCCAAGAGCAAGCAGGCGGTCTGGCGCGGCACCGCCAGCGCCACCGTGCCGTCTTCGCCTGACCGGGTGAACGCCACCGTGGAAGCCGGCCTGGACAGGCTGTTTGCCAGCTTCCCGCCGGGCAGTGCCCCTGCCAAGTGA
- a CDS encoding DUF2092 domain-containing protein, whose product MARPARSLGSTACLLLAALGVGAAASAAAPPPAAAATAAASNERDPEALAALDRMGAALRALKQFQLTSEASTELVLEDGQKIELDGTVTYKVKTPNQLFLELSSDRQLRQLTYDGKTLTVYSPRTKYYAQVDGLSATLGELVENAATRYGIEMPLADMFLWGTDKAPKTAIRSALYIGGGTIDGEAVDQYAFQQDGADWQLWVSKETALPKKLVINSLDDPAQPQYRARLHWDTRSPVASSAFQFTPPTDAARIKLVPVEVAVVVPDADQEN is encoded by the coding sequence ATGGCTCGTCCTGCAAGGTCGCTTGGATCCACCGCCTGCCTGCTGCTCGCCGCGCTGGGCGTCGGCGCGGCGGCGTCGGCCGCTGCACCGCCCCCCGCCGCAGCGGCAACCGCCGCTGCTTCCAATGAACGGGACCCCGAGGCGCTGGCCGCGCTGGACCGGATGGGCGCTGCACTGCGCGCGCTCAAGCAGTTCCAGTTGACTTCCGAGGCGAGCACCGAGCTGGTGCTGGAAGACGGACAGAAAATCGAACTGGACGGCACCGTCACCTACAAGGTAAAGACGCCGAACCAGCTGTTCCTGGAGCTCAGCAGCGACCGCCAGCTGCGGCAGTTGACCTACGATGGCAAGACACTGACGGTGTACTCGCCGCGGACGAAGTACTACGCGCAGGTCGACGGGCTCAGCGCGACGCTGGGCGAACTGGTCGAGAATGCGGCCACCCGTTACGGCATCGAAATGCCCCTCGCCGACATGTTCCTGTGGGGCACCGACAAGGCCCCCAAGACCGCGATCCGCAGCGCGCTGTACATAGGGGGTGGCACCATCGACGGCGAAGCGGTGGACCAGTATGCGTTCCAGCAGGACGGCGCGGACTGGCAGCTCTGGGTGTCCAAGGAGACGGCACTACCGAAGAAGCTGGTGATCAATTCGCTGGACGACCCGGCGCAGCCGCAGTACCGGGCCCGGTTGCATTGGGATACGCGCTCGCCCGTAGCCTCCAGCGCGTTCCAGTTCACTCCGCCAACCGATGCTGCGCGGATCAAGCTGGTGCCGGTCGAGGTTGCCGTGGTGGTCCCCGATGCAGACCAGGAGAACTGA
- a CDS encoding SphA family protein yields the protein MTTTRSSHYRRSCIASAVLLGTLAVVAALPAHAVEGGLGRSITGMQITSYVGVIPPDPGMQWSLSYVHYDGKIGGSRPAPIAGQVSLGLEADVSLTAATGIYVWPTGPAKWNFASMLTVPYIDAKVTAGLQGPLGNQVRVQDSASNLFDVYFAPVIAGYHIDEVQHLSLGLYVYAPTAKYTPGKLANPGLNVWTVSPAVGYTHLFQKGTLEFSVLGGMDWYSRNDDTDYKNGLVLRTDALLVKRTASGWGVGAAAGWLQQVQDDESALADQLDGFKGRSFGVGPVLTYGKKWSGGEHVDVSFRYLSEFSVRNRFEGDPWSVSISAGF from the coding sequence ATGACCACGACACGTTCCTCCCACTATCGTCGCAGCTGCATCGCCAGTGCCGTACTGCTTGGCACGCTGGCAGTCGTCGCGGCGCTGCCCGCGCACGCCGTTGAAGGGGGGCTTGGACGGTCCATCACCGGCATGCAGATCACCTCGTACGTGGGGGTGATTCCGCCCGACCCGGGCATGCAGTGGTCGCTGAGCTACGTGCACTATGACGGGAAGATCGGTGGCAGCCGGCCGGCGCCGATTGCCGGCCAGGTCTCACTGGGGCTCGAGGCCGATGTCAGCCTGACCGCTGCGACGGGAATCTACGTTTGGCCGACCGGTCCGGCCAAATGGAACTTCGCCAGCATGCTGACCGTGCCGTACATCGATGCCAAGGTCACCGCTGGCCTGCAGGGGCCGCTGGGCAACCAGGTGCGGGTCCAGGACAGTGCGTCCAACCTGTTCGACGTGTATTTCGCGCCGGTGATCGCCGGGTACCACATCGACGAGGTGCAGCACCTGTCGCTCGGGTTGTATGTGTACGCCCCTACGGCGAAGTACACGCCAGGCAAGCTGGCCAATCCCGGACTCAACGTGTGGACGGTGTCGCCTGCGGTGGGTTACACCCACCTGTTCCAGAAGGGCACGCTGGAGTTCAGCGTGCTCGGCGGCATGGACTGGTACAGCCGCAACGACGACACGGATTACAAAAACGGGCTGGTGCTGCGTACCGACGCCCTGCTGGTCAAGCGCACCGCCAGCGGGTGGGGCGTTGGTGCGGCCGCCGGCTGGCTGCAGCAGGTGCAGGACGACGAAAGCGCACTGGCCGACCAGCTCGATGGGTTCAAGGGTCGTTCGTTCGGCGTGGGCCCGGTGTTGACCTACGGCAAGAAATGGTCGGGCGGAGAGCACGTCGATGTGTCGTTCCGCTATCTCAGTGAGTTCAGCGTGCGCAACCGCTTCGAGGGTGATCCCTGGAGCGTGTCGATCAGCGCCGGATTCTGA
- a CDS encoding formylglycine-generating enzyme family protein, with translation MSVVADTMIDIEGGLFLMGSNDHYPEERPAHKVRVAPFRIDRYPVTNREFSRFVRDTGYVTFAERPADPRDYPGADPALLVPSSVVFVQPAGPVDMSNTHNWWQYVAGADWRHPRGPFTRLDGLDDHPVVHLTFADAQAYAEWIGKSLPTEAEWEFAARGGHEPSEFAWGDELTPRGRHQANTWQGQFPWQSLDEDGFRWTSPVGSFPPNGYGLYDMIGNVWEWTSDWYQQHDQIPSKPCCAIENPRGGERQRSHDPNDRSGTPRRVMKGGSHLCAPNYCRRYRPAARMAQPIDTSTCHVGFRCVER, from the coding sequence ATGAGTGTTGTGGCCGATACCATGATCGACATCGAAGGCGGGCTGTTCCTGATGGGGTCCAATGACCACTACCCGGAAGAGCGCCCGGCGCACAAGGTGCGGGTGGCACCGTTCCGGATCGATCGGTATCCGGTGACCAATCGCGAGTTCTCGCGCTTCGTGCGCGACACCGGCTATGTAACCTTCGCCGAACGCCCGGCCGACCCGCGCGACTACCCGGGCGCCGATCCCGCGCTGCTGGTGCCGTCGTCGGTGGTGTTCGTGCAGCCAGCTGGACCGGTGGACATGTCCAATACGCACAACTGGTGGCAGTACGTGGCCGGCGCCGACTGGCGCCACCCGCGCGGTCCGTTCACGCGGCTGGACGGGCTGGACGACCACCCGGTGGTGCATCTGACCTTCGCCGATGCCCAGGCCTATGCCGAGTGGATCGGCAAGTCGCTGCCGACAGAGGCGGAGTGGGAGTTTGCCGCACGCGGCGGGCACGAACCGAGCGAGTTCGCCTGGGGCGATGAACTGACCCCGCGCGGGCGGCACCAGGCCAACACCTGGCAGGGTCAGTTCCCGTGGCAGAGCCTGGACGAGGATGGGTTCCGGTGGACCTCGCCGGTGGGCAGCTTCCCGCCCAATGGCTACGGTCTCTACGACATGATCGGCAATGTGTGGGAATGGACCAGCGACTGGTACCAGCAGCACGACCAGATTCCCAGCAAGCCGTGCTGTGCGATCGAGAACCCGCGCGGGGGCGAGCGCCAGCGCAGCCACGACCCCAACGACCGCAGCGGCACGCCGCGACGTGTGATGAAGGGCGGCTCGCACCTGTGCGCGCCCAATTACTGCCGGCGATACCGGCCGGCCGCGCGCATGGCCCAGCCCATCGACACCTCGACCTGCCACGTCGGCTTCCGCTGCGTGGAACGGTGA